One Streptomyces sp. CG4 genomic window, CTGCGGCACCGGCTTCGGGCGCTGACGGCCGGCGGGTCGGGGTCGACGTGTACGGCGGTGCTGCTGCTCGGGGTACTGGCCGCGTCCTTCGCTGCCGCGCTGTTGGCCGACGCGCTGGCCGGGCCGTACGAGCGTGCGCTGCAGGGGAGTTGGCCGAGGCCGCTGGCAGGCATGGCGCGTGCGCTGACCGAACGGCGGCGCCGAGACTGGGACTCCCGCGACGCGGCCTGCGCCGCGGCACGAGGGAGCGACGCTCTGGGCGGGCTGGAGTCCGCGCGGAACGCGGTGTCCCTGGTGCGGCCGGAGTGCCCGACCTGGACCGGCGACCGGCTGCGCGCTCCGGCAGCCCGTATCCGGCTGCACTACCGGCTCGAACTCGTCGACGCCTGGCCCCGGTTGTGGCTGCTGCTGCCGGACTCCACGCGGCTGCCGCTGGCCGAGTCCCGGCAACGGCTGGACGAGGCGATGCGGCTCGGCGGCTGGGCGGTGCTGTACGTGCTGCTGGGGGTGGTGTGGTGGCCGGCCGCGGCGGTGGGCGCGGGCGCGGGCCTGGTCGCCTGGCGGCGCGGGCGGGAACGGGCCGATGCGTACGCGGAGTTGGTGGAGTCGGCGGTGGACGTCCATCTGCCCGACCTGATCGACCGGTTCGACGAGGAGGCCCACCCGGTACGGGCGAGTCCGGGCCCCGCCCTGACCGAGCGCTTCCGCAAGGGCGCGGGCCCACGCCATGGATGACGGGGTACACAGGCGTGCGAGGACGGCGGACCGGGACGGTCGGCCTGCCGTGAACGGGGGGAACGGACCATGACGACACCGGCGGACGGCCTTCCCGGCACGGAGCGGGAGTTGCTGCTGCGAGCGGTCCGTAAGCGGCTCGACGGGCCGGGCGGTGCCTCCGGGTCGCACGACGACGAGGCCCGTGCCGAGACCGACGCGCTGCTGTGGCACCTGGTGGGGCCCGACCCGTACACGGGAGGGCACCGCGTCGACGAGGAGGTGGCCCTCGCCCTCGGTCTGGCCCTGCTGACCCGGGCCGTCAGCCGGCCCGAGGCGCCGACCGCCGCGCTGGACGGCCGCCAGGGTGTGCTGCTGCTCGCCCCGTTCCACTGCCGTCCGCCCGTCGACGCGGACCCCCTGCCGAAGGAGCTGCGCGCCGCGATCGACGCCCTGCTCGCCCCGGCGGACGGCGCGGACGGGGCGGCCGTCCGGGCGCATGCCACCGCCCTCGCCGCCCTGGGAACGCAGCTGTTCCAGCTCGCGGTCATGCAGGCCTGGCCCAGAGCCCTGGAGGCGTCCGCCGAGGTGAGCCGCACGGCCCTGCCGCACCTGCCGTCCGGCGGATTCGAGCGGGCGCTGACCGGCTGCAACCTCGGCTATGCGCTGCTGTGGCTCCACACCATGCACGGTCTGGGCGGGCCCGAGGAGATCGCCGAGGCGGCCGACGCCCTGCGCGACGCGTTCGCCGCCATTCCCCCGGACCACCCGCACCACGCCCGCTGCGCCTACGGCCTCGGCCTGGCGCTGCTGACCCGGGCGGGCCTGACCGAGGACCACTCGCCGCTGCCCGAGGCGATCGAACTGCTGCGGACGGCGGCTCGCGGCGTCGCCCCGGCCGCCGACGGCAGCCTTGCGCACGCGTACGCCGACCTCGGCCACGCTCTCACCCTGTACGCCGCGGACCAGGACGACCAGGCGGGCCCGGAACTGCGGGAGGAAGCGCTCGCCGTGCTCCGGCGTTCCGTGGACCTCACCCCGCCCTGGGACTGGGCGGCGCTGCGCATCCGGCTGAAACGGCTGGCCGAGGCCACACTGATCGGCATCCGGCACGCCGACCCCGGGCAGGTCGCCGCGCAGGCCGGGGAGGCCGCGTGGGCGCTGCGCCGACTGCTGGACCTGACCCCGGTGCGCCACCCGGAACACGCGGATCTGCACCTGTGGCTGGCCATGCACCTGCTCGCCGCCCAGTGGCCGCAGAACGCCCTCGATCTGCTCGCCGCCGCCGGCCCGCTGTTCGCCGGGGACGCCGACCGCAGCCTGTGCGCCGAGTGGCTGACCGAGGAAGCGACCCGCATGATGGCCGAGTGGAGCCCTCTGCCGGGGCTCACTCCCGAGCAGCAGGCCGCCGCGGACGCGATCGTTGACCTCTGGGCGTCCATGTCGTCCGCAGAGAACCGCGGCCACCCGCTCGCAGCCGTGGCCGGCATCTTCGGTGCGGGCCCGGGGGACGGGGTCGGCCGGCCGCAGGTCGACTTCGGCAAGCTGCTCGCCGGCGGTGCCTTCGGACGGTCCGTACGGGACGCCATATCCGCCACCGCGTACCAGATGACGCTGCGCCGGGCCGGGCAGCAGGGGCAGGCACCGGCGGAGGCCGCGGTACCGGCACCGCTGGACACCGGCGTTCTGGACCGGATATGCGCCGCCTGCGACCGGCTGCTCACCCGCGTGCCGCCGGACACCGGCGAGTACCGCCTGTTCAGCGCCGCCCGGTCCATGGCGGTCGTCCAGAAGGCGAGGCTCGACTGGGTTGGTGCCCCCCGCGACGAGAACCGGCTGCGGGCGCTGTACGCCGTGCTGCCCCTGGAGCTCGAACTGTTCCGGGCATTCCCGCAGCAGCTCGAGGACCTCGGCATCGATCCCGAACACTTCGCGGGGCACGCGGCGCTGAAGATCGCGTACGGCTCACCGTTCCTCCAGCTCCAGATGCTGGAAGAGGGAATCCGCGGCGCTCGCGACAAGCTCGGCGAACTCCCTCCTGACAGCGATGAGTACGACGACGCTCTCGTGGCCCTGGCCAACCTGCTGTTCGTCCGGTACCTGATGTGGTCGGAGGAAGAGGACTACACCGACGCCGAGGCCATCGCCCGGGAGCTGGCCGACCGGGCCGAGCCGGACCTGCGCATCGCGATGCTGGTGCTGCGCTGGGTCCCGGCCGCGCAGTCACGCGCCCTGCACCCGGTGCTGCTCGGTGCCGAGCAGCACCGGGAGGGGCTCTCGTCCAGCCGGTTCACCCGGCTGACCGCCGAGCAGGCGGCCGGGGCGCTGGACGCCCTGGACCCGGCGTCCGCCCTGGAAGCCCTGGAGGACGGCCGTACCCGCCTGTTGTCCCTGGCGCTCGACACCCGCCGCGACCTGGCCGCCCTGAGCGACACCGACGCCGCGCTGCACGCCCGGCTGCGCGATCAACTCGCCAAGGTGCGGGACGCGTTACGGCACCTGGACATCGCCCTGTGGGCCAACCGGGAGGAGATCGCCAGGCAGTACGCCACCCAGCAGGAGGCGGCCCGGATCATCACCGAACTGCAGCGACGTCCGGGATTCCAGCGGTTCCTGACCCCGCTGACGCTGCATCTGGACGACCTGCTCCCGGCCGCCGCCGAGGGCCCCGTGGTGTCCGTCAACGTCCATCCGCGCCGCTGCGACGCGCTCGCGCTGTGCCCCGACGGACTGCGCCATGTGCCGCTCCCCCGGCTGCACGCCGCCGATCTCGCCGCC contains:
- a CDS encoding CHAT domain-containing protein — encoded protein: MTTPADGLPGTERELLLRAVRKRLDGPGGASGSHDDEARAETDALLWHLVGPDPYTGGHRVDEEVALALGLALLTRAVSRPEAPTAALDGRQGVLLLAPFHCRPPVDADPLPKELRAAIDALLAPADGADGAAVRAHATALAALGTQLFQLAVMQAWPRALEASAEVSRTALPHLPSGGFERALTGCNLGYALLWLHTMHGLGGPEEIAEAADALRDAFAAIPPDHPHHARCAYGLGLALLTRAGLTEDHSPLPEAIELLRTAARGVAPAADGSLAHAYADLGHALTLYAADQDDQAGPELREEALAVLRRSVDLTPPWDWAALRIRLKRLAEATLIGIRHADPGQVAAQAGEAAWALRRLLDLTPVRHPEHADLHLWLAMHLLAAQWPQNALDLLAAAGPLFAGDADRSLCAEWLTEEATRMMAEWSPLPGLTPEQQAAADAIVDLWASMSSAENRGHPLAAVAGIFGAGPGDGVGRPQVDFGKLLAGGAFGRSVRDAISATAYQMTLRRAGQQGQAPAEAAVPAPLDTGVLDRICAACDRLLTRVPPDTGEYRLFSAARSMAVVQKARLDWVGAPRDENRLRALYAVLPLELELFRAFPQQLEDLGIDPEHFAGHAALKIAYGSPFLQLQMLEEGIRGARDKLGELPPDSDEYDDALVALANLLFVRYLMWSEEEDYTDAEAIARELADRAEPDLRIAMLVLRWVPAAQSRALHPVLLGAEQHREGLSSSRFTRLTAEQAAGALDALDPASALEALEDGRTRLLSLALDTRRDLAALSDTDAALHARLRDQLAKVRDALRHLDIALWANREEIARQYATQQEAARIITELQRRPGFQRFLTPLTLHLDDLLPAAAEGPVVSVNVHPRRCDALALCPDGLRHVPLPRLHAADLAAQAEAFRLAVDVLTAGPRDPLYEEARTVFTGTLAWLWDVLAEPVLKELGFTDPLVKGAPRPRLWWSPSGVLNSFPLHAAGHHGPDAPAGASVLDRVVSSYTPTVRALLAGRAHRRAEPGRRGVLAVAMPKTPGQPPLKRTVAEATAAAAAGGGVPLIGADATREAVRTAVLDAAVVHFACHADSGPDAPAAGRLLLADGALSLGEISELHLESAELAYLSACGTARGGSAALAEEAVHLASAFQLAGYSQSVATLWEVEDAFAAEAAATFHRLLSPSLPEPGPLPAAHALHDTVHALRTADPEQPWTWGALVHAGT